A DNA window from Lepidochelys kempii isolate rLepKem1 chromosome 9, rLepKem1.hap2, whole genome shotgun sequence contains the following coding sequences:
- the PTX3 gene encoding pentraxin-related protein PTX3 — protein sequence MLFQEMLSLTILLCAFWSSSSALNNEDYDLMYLNFENEIESIVPATEETISCDCQQEPTKWDKLFIMLENSQMKENMLLQSIDEILKVELQTLRAEMIQFVANFAGMCTTTIETVTSQVLSQVDQTLMRNRDHIQESKTLHESEQRKILEELLQLSLNVSNRLTQLESVWQRTAKVETGFQPQDKSSYMGRGDNFILNSLREELQKTRAELKGSQKWAAQHLLPAGCETAILFPMRSKKIFGSVHPTVDMMLQSFTACIWVKVTEVLDKTIIFSYGTKRNPYEIQFYLSHDSAVLAVGSDQNKLIAPNTISPGQWAHFCGTWSSDNGTISLWANGELVATSSETAEAYIIPDGGILQVGQEKNGCCVGGGFDETLAFSGKLTGFNIWDRVLSNEEITARPRAEDSCNIRGNVVGWGVTEILPHGGAQYVS from the exons ATGCTGTTTCAAGAAATGCTTTCTTTGACAATTCTACTTTGTGCTTTCTGGTCTTCCTCCTCTGCTTTGAACAATGAGGACTATGATCTCATGTACCTGAATTTCGAGAATGAAATAGAAAGTATAGTTCCTGCTACTGAAGAAA CTATTTCATGTGACTGTCAGCAAGAGCCCACGAAATGGGACAAACTCTTCATCATGCTTGAGAACTCACAGATGAAAGAGAACATGTTGCTTCAATCCATTGATGAAATCCTTAAGGTGGAACTGCAAACTCTACGAGCAGAAATGATCCAGTTTGTGGCTAATTTTGCTGGCATGTGTACCACCACCATTGAGACAGTCACCTCCCAAGTCTTGTCACAGGTGGACCAAACACTGATGAGGAACAGAGATCATATTCAGGAGTCCAAGACGCTTCATGAATCTGAGCAAAGAAAGATTCTTGAAGAGCTTCTGCAGCTGAGCCTCAACGTGTCTAACAGACTCACCCAGCTGGAGAGTGTTTGGCAGAGGACAGCTAAAGTGGAGACAGGTTTTCAGCCGCAAGATAAATCCAGTTACATGGGCAGAGGGGACAATTTCATTTTGAACTCTCTGAGGGAAGAACTACAGAAAACAAGAGCTGAACTAAAAGGATCGCAAAAGTGGGCAGCTCAGCACTTACTGCCAGCTG ggTGTGAAACTGCAATTTTATTCCCAATGCGTTCCAAAAAGATCTTTGGGAGTGTTCACCCAACTGTTGACATGATGCTCCAATCCTTTACTGCCTGCATTTGGGTCAAAGTGACTGAGGTGCTGGACAAAACGATCATATTCTCCTATGGCACAAAGAGAAATCCATATGAAATTCAATTCTATCTCAGCCATGACTCTGCGGTACTTGCTGTAGGTAGTGACCAGAACAAGTTAATTGCCCCAAACACAATTTCTCCTGGACAATGGGCTCACTTTTGTGGCACTTGGAGCTCAGACAATGGGACCATATCATTGTGGGCAAATGGGGAGCTTGTCGCTACCAGCTCAGAAACAGCAGAGGCTTATATAATTCCAGATGGAGGAATTTTGCAGGTAGGCCAAGAAAAGAATGGTTGCTGTGTTGGAGGTGGTTTTGATGAAACTTTAGCCTTTTCAGGAAAACTGACTGGCTTTAATATCTGGGATAGAGTTCTCAGCAATGAAGAGATAACAGCGCGGCCTAGAGCAGAAGATTCATGTAATATCCGAGGCAATGTTGTTGGGTGGGGAGTCACAGAGATTCTGCCACATGGAGGAGCTCAATATGTTTCCTAA